A stretch of Lactuca sativa cultivar Salinas chromosome 6, Lsat_Salinas_v11, whole genome shotgun sequence DNA encodes these proteins:
- the LOC111895474 gene encoding uncharacterized protein LOC111895474, producing the protein MEGLPEDAGDGSMLCTEHPFKNNTPAGGICAFCLQEKLGKLVSSSFPIAVFPSSSSSSPSFRSDIGGGGGSATTVVPPRLTNQTSLLVSNTQITPSNTTNECHYHQYYSNRSRILYLLSQKKKKKKDLNIIVDGGGGHGHDRNKNLMFKRSKSTATPRRGGGMHFMDADNVDGFNSPHKRGFWSFLYLQKHSHSSSSTRKNIRDISSNSMGASASAVGSFPQVQRSRQDKDTIVVEENESPCHASFDRKVSRSRSVGCGSRSFSGDFFERISTGFGDCTLRRVESQREGKSKVSGMRGNGGQDCIKERVRCGGLFSGFMITSSSSSSSSSSYWVASNPNEGTTAGNVNAAGKMTSTGGAGAGAGQNQQHSHGRSKSWGWALASPMRAFSKPSSTKREASNKNQTPNLAAIPSLLSVRS; encoded by the coding sequence ATGGAAGGCTTACCGGAAGACGCCGGAGATGGCAGCATGCTCTGCACCGAGCATCCATTCAAGAACAACACACCGGCAGGGGGTATATGCGCCTTTTGTCTTCAAGAAAAGCTCGGGAAGTTGGTGTCTTCTTCTTTTCCGATAGCCGTTTTTCCTTCGTCTTCGTCTTCTTCTCCGTCGTTCAGATCTGAcattggtggtggtggcgggagCGCCACCACCGTCGTCCCACCACGGTTGACAAACCAGACTTCCTTATTGGTTTCAAATACTCAAATCACCCCGAGTAACACCACGAATGAGTGTCACTATCATCAGTATTATTCTAATCGATCAAGGATACTTTATTTGCTTAgtcaaaagaagaagaaaaagaaagatcTTAACATTATTGTCGACGGCGGCGGCGGACATGGCCACGATCGGAACAAAAATCTTATGTTTAAGAGAAGCAAGTCGACGGCCACGCCTAGGCGTGGCGGGGGGATGCATTTCATGGATGCAGATAATGTCGACGGTTTTAACAGCCCTCATAAACGTGGGTTTTGGTCGTTTTTGTACTTGCAGAAACACTCTCATTCTTCTTCATCAACCAGGAAAAATATCAGAGACATTTCTTCGAACAGTATGGGTGCGTCGGCATCGGCGGTTGGTTCTTTCCCTCAAGTCCAAAGATCTCGTCAAGATAAAGATACAATAGTGGTGGAAGAGAATGAGAGTCCTTGTCACGCTTCGTTTGACCGAAAGGTGTCCAGATCCAGATCCGTCGGGTGCGGCAGCAGGAGCTTTTCCGGCGACTTCTTCGAGCGGATCTCGACGGGATTCGGCGACTGCACGCTCCGCCGCGTGGAGTCGCAACGCGAAGGCAAGTCGAAAGTCTCCGGCATGCGCGGCAACGGGGGCCAAGATTGCATCAAGGAAAGAGTCAGGTGCGGTGGTTTATTTAGTGGGTTTATGATtacttcatcatcatcttcttcttcctcatcctCTTACTGGGTGGCTTCAAACCCAAATGAAGGCACCACCGCTGGTAATGTCAATGCAGCCGGAAAAATGACTTCAACAGGCGGAGCCGGAGCCGGAGCAGGGCAGAACCAACAGCATTCTCATGGCCGGAGCAAGAGCTGGGGATGGGCGTTGGCAAGCCCGATGAGAGCATTCAGTAAGCCATCTTCAACCAAAAGAGAAGCTTCAaacaagaatcaaactccaaattTGGCTGCAATTCCTTCCTTGTTGTCAGTGAGAAGCTAA